The proteins below are encoded in one region of Zerene cesonia ecotype Mississippi chromosome 26, Zerene_cesonia_1.1, whole genome shotgun sequence:
- the LOC119837038 gene encoding mitogen-activated protein kinase 15: MSQNQVNIKKDEHKKKEKEKDGQKKSPEKNMSEIDEHILKRFDIKKRLGKGAYGIVWKAVDKKSKDVVAIKKIFDAFRNQTDAQRTFREIIFLQSFRNHPNIVKLHSIHRATNNRDIYLGFEYMETDLHNVIKRGNILKDVHKRYIMYQMLKATKYIHSGNVIHRDQKPSNVLIDSACRVKLADFGLARSVSSMYSGGEEGADPCLTDYVATRWYRAPEILIASKNYTKGIDMWSLGCILGEMLTGSPLFPGTSTVNQIERIMAALPRPSSEDIAAVCTGYGSSLIREQASSKAGVTSLYSMLACAPRDASDLVQQLLVFNPAKRLSAEKALHHEYVAKFHRERDEPTLPSDVLLPLRDDKQMSVDDYRNKLYSIMAKGFQNSPQLKKSHSSIKTHTLTTPIKSKSFQEHSDIKQHKTKLTSSADTKSRPKLSKTLDRPVKEFRSYQTISEKEKIAKPVRATRLFEHQDWLGANCRGDYLDFFQPVRQSPSDSKKHLQQRRNSTSFSTITIGESELDYGKNSRHGVITASALMDLRTSIR; this comes from the exons atgagtcAAAATcaagtaaacataaaaaaggatgagcataaaaagaaagaaaaagaaaaagatggGCAAAAGAAAAGTCCTGAAAAAAACATGTCGGAGATAGATGAACACATTCTAAAGaggtttgatataaaaaagcgACTTGGCAAAGGCGCTTATGGGATCGTTTGGAAGGCAGttgataaaaaaagtaaagacGTTGtggctattaaaaaaatattcgatgCGTTCCGAAACCAAACAGACGCCCAAAGGACCTTCagggaaataatatttttgcaatCGTTCAGAAATCATCCGAATATAGTAAAACTTCATAGCATTCACAG GGCCACAAACAACCGCGATATCTACCTCGGCTTTGAGTACATGGAGACAGATCTACACAACGTGATCAAACGCGGCAACATACTGAAGGATGTGCACAAACGATACATTATGTACCAGATGTTGAAAGCGACTAAGTACATACACTCTGGTAATGTGATACATAGGGATCAGAAGCCGAGTAATGTGCTTATTGATAGTGCCTGCAG GGTAAAGCTTGCGGACTTCGGTCTGGCACGATCTGTGTCATCCATGTATTCCGGGGGAGAGGAGGGAGCGGACCCTTGCCTGACTGACTACGTCGCGACGCGTTGGTACCGGGCACCGGAAATACTCATTGCCAGTAAGAA CTACACAAAAGGCATAGACATGTGGTCGCTGGGTTGTATCCTGGGCGAAATGTTAACGGGTTCTCCGCTCTTCCCGGGAACGTCCACCGTCAATCAAATTGAGAGAATCATGGCTGCTCTACCAAGGCCCTCGTCGgaag ACATAGCAGCGGTATGCACCGGCTACGGCTCCTCGCTCATACGCGAGCAAGCGTCGTCTAAAGCGGGTGTGACGTCACTCTACAGCATGCTGGCCTGCGCGCCTCGTGACGCGTCTGACTTGGTTCAGCAGTTACTGGTGTTCAACCCGGCGAAGCGACTCAGCGCTGAGAAAGCGTTGCACCATGAATATGTGGCGAA ATTCCATAGAGAGCGAGACGAACCAACGCTGCCTTCCGATGTGCTGCTCCCACTGAGAGACGACAAGCAAATGTCGGTAGACGACTATAGGAACAAATTATATAGCATCATGGCCAAAGGCTTCCAGAATAGTCCGCAGTTGAAGAAAAGTCATTCTAG CATAAAAACACACACGCTGACAACACCCATAAAAAGCAAGAGTTTCCAAGAGCATTCGGACATCAAGCAGCACAAGACAAAACTGACGTCATCAGCGGACACTAAAAGCAGACCAAAGCTGTCCAAAACCCTGGACAGACCGGTCAAAGAATTTAGATCGTACCAAACTATATCCGAGAAGGAGAAGATTGCGAAACCGGTTAGGGCGACGAGGCTGTTCGAGCACCAGGATTGGTTGGGTGCGAATTGCAGGGGCGATTACTT GGATTTCTTTCAACCAGTGCGGCAGAGTCCGTCGGATTCGAAGAAACACCTTCAGCAAAGAAGGAATTCCACGTCGTTCTCGACAATCACCATCGGGGAGTCTGAGCTGGATTACGGGAAGAATTCTAGACATGGAGTGATCACGGCAAGCGCTTTGATGGACCTCAGGACTAGCATACGGTAG
- the LOC119837171 gene encoding uncharacterized protein LOC119837171, whose amino-acid sequence MSFTRVLLGLVHNKKIITVLLLFYLLLLCFITVNAKSMVPVLSLDQKPPDIKNLTNKPIEELKFLPFIMLIDKDMDTSEFWRETEILSLVRNNEMDIDYEKCEQSNPEKTLVQFPSRRTVRPICRRAYDYQLCPQCPRFSNHTECELFQDSCRERKVKPSEYRTYCDKKYGKWRTMFIPSDYSQCRCCDECVFYRELDQSCVQDEYDFDADEFLPVTSLDFRAGCNPYWGHPEQELRALRCDNILRRCVPVNIPLLPNETLTIRRSFRYDPPTGGGDCPIWCRGYECQTGMVKEQDCAPGAFLPDKDQCNCCGRCSSYQQLNEKCAEFKKTVHMVNGSKETEVEEEFLEPGCDDGLVCRQGFCQDIHTVQTFVGGRRRRDQTLYEANEPCKRELKSFKKKYGQDGHLHYNAPQCTPLWLYAPVQCRRFVCYCSLEDGTFIEGIKVPRVEVSNMNCDCAREKCRTGSDIDCDGYGNYKDALFTSAFDRWDEDANTTGL is encoded by the exons ATGTCTTTTACTAGA GTTCTCTTAGGTTtggttcataataaaaaaataataactgtattgctattgttttatttattattgttgtg CTTCATTACTGTTAATGCGAAGAGCATGGTCCCCGTTCTATCTTTGGATCAAAAGCCtcctgatataaaaaatttgaccAATAAACCAATAGAGGAACTGAAA TTCCTTCCTTTTATAATGCTCATAGACAAAGATATGGACACGAGTGAATTTTGGCGGGAGACAGAAATATTGTCTTTGGTCAGAAACAACGAGATGGACATAGACTATGAGAAATGTGAACAAAGTAATCCAGAGAAAACTCTTGTTCAATTCCCCAGTCGACGTACTGTGAGGCCGATTTGCAGACGAGcttatg ATTATCAACTGTGTCCGCAGTGCCCACGCTTCAGTAATCACACTGAATGCGAACTTTTTCAAGATTCTTGCAG AGAAAGAAAAGTAAAACCATCTGAATATAGGACATATTGCGACAAGAAATATGGAAAATGGCGAACCATGTTTATCCCATCTGACTATTCGCAGTGTCGATGCTGTGACGAGTGTGTTTTCTATCGAG AGCTTGACCAATCTTGCGTTCAAGATGAATATGATTTTGATGCCGACGAATTTTTACCAGTCACCTCATTGG ATTTCCGCGCCGGCTGTAACCCATACTGGGGTCATCCTGAACAAGAGCTGAGAGCTCTACGATGCGATAATATCTTACGCCGAT GTGTTCCAGTCAACATACCGCTATTACCCAATGAGACCCTAACAAT CCGTCGCAGTTTCCGCTACGACCCCCCCACGGGAGGGGGGGACTGTCCCATATGGTGTCGCGGCTACGAGTGCCAAACAGGCATGGTGAAGGAGCAAGACTGTGCCCCGGGCGCCTTCCTGCCTGATAAGGATCAGTGCAATTGTTGTGGACGATGCAGTTCATATCAAC aattgaatgaaaaatgtgCTGAATTCAAAAAAACCGTTCACATGGTAAACGGCTCAAAAGAAACTGAG gTAGAGGAAGAGTTCCTGGAGCCAGGGTGTGATGATGGACTGGTTTGTAGACAGGGCTTCTGTCAGGACATCCACACCGTTCAGACTTTTGTGGGAGGAAGACGCAGGAGGGACCAGACCTTATACGAGGCTAAtg AGCCATGTAAGCGTGAACTGAAGAGTTTCAAGAAGAAATACGGTCAGGACGGCCATCTCCACTACAACGCGCCACAGTGCACGCCCCTCTGGCTATATGCACCTGTACAA TGCCGCCGCTTCGTTTGCTACTGCTCCTTGGAAGACGGTACTTTCATCGAGGGCATCAAGGTGCCTCGCGTTGAAGTGTCAAACATGAACTGtg ATTGTGCTCGCGAAAAATGTAGGACTGGCTCAGACATTGATTGCGACGGTTATGGAAACTATAAAGACGCTCTGTTTACATCTGCCTTCGACCGCTGGGACGAAGACGCTAATACCACGGGTTTGTAG